A region from the Geobacter benzoatilyticus genome encodes:
- a CDS encoding type IV pilus twitching motility protein PilT, producing MDMNLLNQILGIAFEKRVSDLHFEVDNPPFFRAKGQLLRSKLPRLTAQDTEFIAQTVMEQNRRTLPDNLRELDASYSLPNGGRFRVSIFRQRGAIGIVMRVIPPHVGTFQELNLPPVLSEIAKAPNGLILVTGPTGNGKSTTLASIIRHLNETCTFNIITIEDPVEFLFTSRKSCIIQREVGIDTENFTAALRSSLRMDPDVIMVGEMRDQETIDSCIKAAETGHLVFSTLHTQSAASTINRLLGHFPPDCQEVIRQRLADILVATISLRLIKDKSGENILPVVEIMRATTTIQACIREGRLDEIEKHIENGRSLYQMQTLDQHLLELCEKEIITFDQAKHITRSMDLERKLAFTE from the coding sequence ATGGACATGAACCTTCTGAACCAGATATTGGGAATCGCCTTCGAGAAGCGGGTATCCGACCTCCACTTCGAGGTGGACAATCCCCCCTTTTTCCGGGCCAAGGGGCAGCTTCTCCGCTCCAAGCTCCCCCGCCTGACCGCCCAGGACACGGAGTTCATCGCCCAGACCGTCATGGAGCAGAACCGGCGCACCCTGCCCGACAACCTGCGCGAACTTGACGCCTCCTACTCCCTCCCCAACGGCGGCCGGTTCCGGGTCAGCATTTTCCGGCAAAGGGGGGCCATCGGCATCGTCATGCGGGTAATCCCCCCCCACGTGGGAACATTCCAGGAGCTGAACCTCCCGCCGGTGCTGTCCGAAATCGCCAAGGCCCCCAACGGCCTCATTCTCGTCACCGGCCCCACCGGCAACGGCAAATCAACGACCCTGGCGTCGATCATCCGCCATCTGAACGAAACCTGCACCTTCAACATCATCACCATTGAAGATCCGGTAGAATTCCTCTTCACCTCCCGGAAAAGCTGCATCATCCAGCGGGAGGTGGGGATCGACACGGAGAACTTCACCGCCGCGCTCCGTTCGTCGCTCCGCATGGACCCCGACGTCATCATGGTGGGCGAGATGCGTGACCAGGAGACCATCGACTCCTGCATCAAAGCGGCCGAAACGGGGCACCTGGTCTTTTCCACGCTCCATACCCAGAGTGCCGCCTCCACCATCAACCGCCTCCTGGGCCACTTTCCGCCCGACTGCCAGGAGGTGATCCGCCAGCGGCTGGCCGACATCCTGGTGGCAACCATCTCCCTGAGGCTCATCAAGGACAAGAGCGGCGAAAACATCCTTCCGGTGGTGGAGATCATGCGGGCGACCACGACCATCCAGGCCTGCATCCGTGAGGGGCGCCTCGACGAGATCGAAAAGCACATCGAGAACGGCCGCTCCCTCTACCAGATGCAGACCCTGGACCAGCACCTGCTGGAGCTCTGCGAGAAGGAAATCATCACCTTCGACCAGGCGAAACACATCACCCGCTCCATGGATCTTGAGCGCAAGTTGGCCTTTACTGAATGA
- a CDS encoding DUF4388 domain-containing protein, which produces MSFTGDLEHLSIVDVIQLLHATRKSGTLTVKGRKGESQLVFNDGYIISANHYDNSLRIGNILVEAGVIAAETLSAALDEQRNAGSNRRPLIATLIEGGKVGKDDAYRGLEALIELTVVEILTWKRGSFNLDVTNVTVSDEYRYFPEKLHEEITLHTENVLMDALRIYDEKKHGGLLLEDELEDEDIPAHDAAAEAAGMIISADDLGLADVDSLEKAIPQVFSGLEDRTPQLKIQELGADLSEKEQEELLDFLGSYAGTPKEGNERAEAIPSLVFFSADELMAYCVTTVCRQEGIFVFATTEEQDLDPIIEQLLAKNSQPVLILDAPDSIGVRFSPQKLEGLRQQKKKAYPRIATLQLVPPSDYVFALDSLRDGVRAVLPRPVREGREGTFLEDTLRFLGTLPSYLRAMGREQGRTPTARIAHGLTALRRLERPQDVALSLLQSVAEVFDRSLTLIVQEKGLIAERSIGIRGGREEGATPPLRFAIPLERASLFSEVIEKTGAFFGRTDDEIVVRHLFTAIGAPLRPTVFLLPLRGFGKTISLIYGDFGQREPSPVQVDMLEILAGEAGLVLENALYHRKREKPTP; this is translated from the coding sequence ATGTCATTCACTGGAGACCTGGAACACCTGTCCATCGTCGATGTCATTCAACTCCTTCACGCGACGCGAAAATCGGGCACTCTCACGGTCAAGGGGCGCAAAGGGGAGAGCCAGCTCGTCTTCAACGACGGCTATATAATCAGCGCGAACCACTACGACAACAGCCTCCGGATAGGCAATATCCTGGTGGAAGCGGGGGTCATCGCCGCCGAAACACTCTCCGCAGCCCTCGACGAGCAGCGGAACGCGGGCAGCAACCGCCGCCCCTTGATCGCCACCCTCATCGAGGGGGGGAAGGTGGGGAAAGACGATGCCTACCGGGGACTTGAAGCTCTCATCGAACTGACGGTGGTCGAAATCCTCACCTGGAAGAGGGGGTCCTTCAACCTGGACGTAACCAACGTTACCGTGTCCGATGAATACCGATATTTCCCGGAAAAACTCCACGAAGAGATCACCCTGCACACCGAAAACGTCCTGATGGACGCCCTCAGGATCTACGATGAAAAGAAGCACGGCGGGCTGCTGCTGGAGGATGAGCTGGAAGACGAGGATATCCCGGCTCACGACGCTGCCGCCGAGGCGGCCGGGATGATAATTTCCGCCGACGACCTGGGGCTGGCCGATGTTGACAGCCTGGAAAAGGCCATCCCCCAGGTGTTTTCCGGCCTGGAGGACCGCACCCCGCAGCTGAAGATTCAGGAACTGGGCGCCGATCTCTCGGAAAAGGAGCAGGAAGAACTCCTTGACTTTCTGGGGAGTTATGCCGGCACCCCAAAAGAGGGAAATGAGCGGGCGGAAGCAATCCCGTCACTGGTATTCTTCAGCGCCGACGAACTCATGGCCTACTGCGTCACCACCGTCTGCCGGCAGGAAGGGATCTTTGTCTTCGCCACCACCGAAGAGCAGGACCTGGACCCCATCATCGAGCAGCTCCTGGCAAAAAATTCCCAGCCGGTTCTCATCCTAGACGCTCCCGACAGCATAGGTGTCAGATTTTCGCCCCAAAAGCTCGAAGGACTGCGCCAGCAGAAGAAGAAGGCCTACCCCCGGATTGCCACGCTTCAGCTCGTCCCCCCCAGCGATTACGTTTTCGCCCTCGACTCGCTCAGGGATGGGGTCAGGGCGGTTCTTCCGCGCCCCGTTCGCGAAGGGCGGGAAGGGACGTTCCTTGAAGACACTCTCCGCTTCCTGGGAACCCTCCCCTCCTATCTGAGGGCCATGGGGCGCGAGCAGGGCAGAACGCCGACCGCCCGGATAGCCCATGGGCTTACAGCGTTGAGGCGGCTCGAACGGCCCCAGGATGTGGCCCTGTCCCTTTTGCAATCGGTAGCCGAAGTTTTTGACCGGTCACTCACCCTCATTGTCCAGGAAAAGGGGCTGATTGCCGAACGGTCAATCGGCATTCGAGGCGGCCGCGAAGAAGGTGCCACCCCCCCGCTGCGCTTCGCAATCCCCCTGGAGCGAGCATCTCTTTTTAGTGAGGTTATTGAAAAAACAGGTGCATTTTTCGGAAGAACGGACGATGAGATAGTAGTACGGCATCTTTTCACCGCCATCGGCGCCCCGCTTCGGCCAACAGTATTCCTTCTCCCCCTGAGGGGTTTCGGCAAGACCATCTCCCTCATTTACGGAGACTTCGGCCAGCGGGAGCCCTCCCCCGTCCAGGTGGACATGCTGGAGATTCTGGCCGGGGAAGCGGGTCTCGTACTGGAAAATGCCCTCTACCACAGAAAGCGCGAAAAGCCGACTCCCTAG